DNA from Variovorax sp. PBL-H6:
AGCACTTCATCGACAGCGCGGACCTCAAATACCAGGCCGGCCCGCTTCTCGGCAAACCGATCTCCCAGGCCATGCAGGCGCTGCTTGCCTGCGTGACCAGCGGCGGCAAGATCCTGGCGTGTGGCGCGGGAGTCTCCGGCCTGCTGGCGGCGCAGTTCGCCGCGCAGTTCGTCGGCCGCTTCGAACGTGATCGCCCCGGGCTCGGCGCCATCGCGCTGCCGCTCGACGCCATCGACCCCACCGCGGATACGCCCGAGGTCGGCGACCCGGACCGCTTCGCGCGCCAGGTGCGTGCGCTCGGACAGGGCGGCGACGTGCTGCTGGCCCTCAGCGCCAGCGGTCAATCCGCCGCGGTGCTGGCCGCCGTCGAGGCGGCGCACGCGCG
Protein-coding regions in this window:
- a CDS encoding SIS domain-containing protein → MLEQRIQQHFIDSADLKYQAGPLLGKPISQAMQALLACVTSGGKILACGAGVSGLLAAQFAAQFVGRFERDRPGLGAIALPLDAIDPTADTPEVGDPDRFARQVRALGQGGDVLLALSASGQSAAVLAAVEAAHARDMTVVALLGNATNGGASSSNPGGAVGRALRETDVQICVPHERAARIHEVHLLVLHCLCDGVDAQLLGEQEGSL